From the genome of Pseudomonas sp. TMP9, one region includes:
- a CDS encoding rubredoxin, with amino-acid sequence MKKWQCVVCGLIYDESQGWPDDGIAAGTLWQDVPEDWLCPDCGVGKLDFEMIEIG; translated from the coding sequence ATGAAAAAGTGGCAATGTGTGGTCTGTGGACTGATTTACGACGAAAGCCAGGGCTGGCCTGATGACGGCATCGCCGCCGGTACGCTGTGGCAGGATGTCCCCGAAGACTGGCTGTGCCCTGACTGCGGTGTGGGCAAGTTGGATTTCGAGATGATCGAAATCGGTTGA
- a CDS encoding FAD-dependent oxidoreductase — translation MNAPVVIIGTGLAGYNLAREFRKLDSETPLLLITADDGRSYSKPMLSTGFAKNKDADGLSMAEPGAMAEQLKAEIRTHTRIGGIDPGHKQLWIGEEAVAYRDVVLALGAEVIRVPVQGDAEDAIFSINDLQDYARFRSAAAGKQRVLLLGAGLIGCEFANDLILGGYQVELVAPCEQVMPGLLHPAAAAAVQAGLQGLGARFHLGPILASLNHKDDALQAQLSDGTLINCDLVLSAVGLRPRIELAAAAGLAINRGVVVDRQLRTSHANIYALGDCAEVDGINLLYVMPLMTSARALAQTLAGNLTAVTYGPMPVTVKTPVCPLVVSPLPRGMQGEWSVEGTGADIKALCHDSSGALLGYALTGTAVQEKLTLNKRLPALLA, via the coding sequence ATGAATGCCCCTGTCGTTATCATCGGTACTGGCCTAGCCGGCTACAACCTCGCCCGTGAGTTTCGCAAGCTCGACAGCGAAACGCCGTTGTTATTGATCACCGCAGACGACGGCCGCTCGTATTCCAAGCCGATGTTGTCCACCGGTTTCGCGAAGAATAAAGACGCTGACGGCCTAAGCATGGCTGAGCCCGGTGCGATGGCTGAGCAGTTGAAAGCGGAAATTCGTACCCATACGCGTATCGGCGGCATTGATCCGGGGCACAAGCAGCTGTGGATAGGCGAGGAGGCGGTGGCCTATCGGGATGTGGTGCTGGCCTTGGGCGCTGAAGTGATTCGCGTGCCGGTGCAGGGTGATGCTGAGGATGCCATTTTCTCCATCAATGATTTGCAAGACTACGCACGTTTTCGCAGCGCGGCGGCCGGCAAGCAGCGCGTGCTGCTGCTCGGCGCTGGGTTAATCGGCTGTGAGTTTGCCAATGATCTGATCCTCGGCGGTTATCAGGTTGAATTGGTCGCGCCTTGCGAGCAGGTAATGCCCGGCTTGCTGCATCCGGCCGCTGCTGCAGCGGTGCAGGCAGGGTTGCAAGGCTTGGGCGCGCGTTTTCACCTCGGGCCGATATTGGCCAGCCTGAACCACAAAGATGATGCGCTGCAGGCGCAGCTGTCTGATGGCACGCTGATCAACTGTGATCTGGTGCTTTCGGCGGTGGGTCTGCGCCCGCGCATTGAGCTGGCAGCCGCTGCTGGCTTGGCGATCAATCGCGGCGTGGTGGTCGACCGCCAGCTGCGCACCTCACACGCCAATATCTATGCCCTAGGCGATTGCGCCGAGGTGGACGGTATCAACCTGTTGTATGTCATGCCGCTGATGACCAGTGCCCGAGCGTTAGCACAAACCCTCGCCGGTAACCTGACAGCGGTGACCTATGGGCCGATGCCAGTGACAGTGAAAACTCCGGTCTGCCCGCTAGTGGTATCGCCACTACCGCGTGGGATGCAGGGCGAGTGGAGCGTGGAGGGCACGGGTGCTGACATCAAAGCGCTGTGCCACGACAGCAGCGGCGCGCTGCTCGGTTATGCGCTCACCGGGACAGCTGTGCAGGAAAAATTGACCTTGAATAAGCGTCTGCCGGCGCTATTGGCCTGA
- a CDS encoding HU family DNA-binding protein yields MRKPELAAAIADKADLSKDQANRVLNAVLEEITNALNRKDSVTLVGFGTFVQRHRGARTGKNPQTGEPVQIKASNTVAFKPGKSLKDAVN; encoded by the coding sequence ATGCGTAAACCGGAACTCGCCGCCGCCATCGCCGATAAGGCGGATCTAAGCAAAGATCAGGCAAACCGTGTACTCAACGCCGTACTCGAAGAAATCACCAACGCCCTGAACCGTAAAGACAGCGTCACCTTGGTGGGCTTTGGCACGTTTGTGCAACGCCACCGCGGTGCTCGCACCGGTAAAAACCCGCAAACCGGTGAGCCTGTGCAGATCAAGGCCAGCAACACCGTCGCCTTTAAACCGGGTAAGTCCCTGAAAGACGCGGTCAACTGA
- a CDS encoding helicase, translating into MKFRFLLWMLGRLMVKASRTNPAFQQQLVNRDMVFQLHTLDGNVARHFIVKDQRITSKRGPASEPAFALGFKDAAYGFATMSAKNKQLAFMQGIQNKDIQIQGNPALVIWFQGLTKYLMPKKKDASKKAA; encoded by the coding sequence ATGAAATTTCGTTTTCTTCTGTGGATGCTGGGCCGCCTGATGGTCAAGGCCAGCCGCACCAACCCGGCGTTCCAGCAGCAGCTGGTGAATCGCGATATGGTTTTCCAGTTGCACACCCTAGACGGCAATGTTGCCCGTCACTTCATCGTCAAAGACCAGCGCATCACCAGCAAGCGCGGCCCAGCAAGCGAGCCGGCCTTTGCTTTAGGTTTTAAGGATGCGGCCTATGGCTTCGCCACCATGAGCGCAAAAAATAAGCAGCTGGCCTTTATGCAGGGCATTCAGAACAAAGATATCCAGATTCAGGGCAACCCAGCGCTGGTGATCTGGTTCCAGGGTCTGACCAAATACCTGATGCCAAAAAAGAAAGACGCCAGCAAAAAAGCGGCCTGA
- a CDS encoding HDOD domain-containing protein, producing MTELALAPDTALQPPMVIVQLLEKLGLSYHVRLDQPSLPTAQRLQAVLLDDAVGALLVLYPQNQLLDLNRLTELTGRQLAAVKPERLARMLSKHNLKALPGLPPLTSSPCLYDERLLQVPSVYIESGQPGVLLELSSEGFKSLLGKASAARFGEPLSNIHLNLDRPDDDRAEIIQAVQAFTARRIQQRLEETIEIPPLPETAQKIIKLRVNPEASVDDITGVVETDPALAAQVVSWAASPYYAAPGKIRSVEDAIVRVLGFDLVINLALGLALGKTLSLPKDHPQQATPYWQQAIYSAAVIEGLTRAIPRAQRPEAGLSYLAGLLHNFGYLVLAHVFPPHFSLICRHVEVNPHLSHSYIEQHLLGISREQIGAWLMRHWDMPEELVSALRFQHDPEFSGAHAAYPNLVCLSVRLLRNRGIGAGPHSEIPQSLLDNLGISREKAEDAVNKVLEAEVALRELAAQFHPTP from the coding sequence ATGACTGAACTCGCCCTTGCTCCCGACACCGCTTTGCAGCCGCCAATGGTGATCGTGCAATTGCTGGAAAAACTCGGCCTGAGCTACCACGTTCGCCTCGACCAGCCTAGCCTGCCAACCGCACAACGTCTGCAGGCGGTGCTGCTAGACGACGCCGTCGGCGCGCTGCTGGTGCTCTATCCGCAGAACCAACTGTTGGATTTAAACCGCCTCACCGAACTCACCGGCCGGCAACTGGCCGCGGTCAAGCCCGAGCGCTTGGCGCGCATGCTCAGCAAGCACAACTTAAAAGCCCTGCCGGGGCTGCCGCCGCTGACCAGTTCGCCCTGCCTGTATGACGAGCGCTTGCTGCAGGTGCCCAGCGTGTATATCGAATCTGGCCAGCCTGGCGTATTGCTGGAGCTGAGCAGTGAGGGATTTAAAAGCTTATTGGGTAAAGCCAGCGCCGCACGCTTCGGTGAGCCACTGAGCAACATCCACCTGAATTTGGACCGCCCAGACGATGACCGCGCCGAGATCATCCAAGCCGTGCAGGCCTTTACCGCCCGCCGGATTCAGCAGCGATTAGAAGAAACCATCGAAATTCCACCCCTACCTGAAACGGCGCAGAAGATCATTAAACTGCGCGTCAACCCTGAAGCCAGCGTGGATGACATCACCGGCGTGGTGGAAACCGACCCGGCATTGGCTGCGCAAGTTGTCAGCTGGGCCGCCTCGCCATACTACGCGGCGCCGGGCAAAATCCGCTCCGTGGAAGACGCCATCGTGCGTGTGCTGGGCTTCGATTTAGTGATCAACCTGGCCCTTGGCTTGGCATTGGGTAAAACCCTGAGCCTGCCCAAGGATCATCCGCAGCAAGCCACTCCATATTGGCAGCAGGCGATTTACAGCGCGGCTGTGATTGAAGGGCTGACCCGCGCCATCCCGCGCGCGCAGCGCCCGGAAGCTGGCCTGAGCTACCTCGCCGGTTTGCTGCATAACTTCGGTTACCTGGTGCTGGCACATGTGTTTCCGCCGCACTTTTCGCTTATCTGTCGCCACGTCGAGGTCAACCCACACCTGTCGCACAGCTATATCGAGCAGCACTTGCTGGGCATCAGCCGTGAACAAATTGGCGCCTGGTTGATGCGCCACTGGGACATGCCGGAAGAGTTAGTCAGCGCCCTGCGCTTTCAGCACGACCCCGAGTTCAGCGGCGCGCATGCTGCTTATCCGAACTTGGTGTGCCTGTCGGTGCGCCTGCTGCGCAATCGCGGCATCGGTGCCGGCCCCCACAGCGAAATCCCGCAGAGTCTGTTGGATAACCTTGGTATCAGCCGTGAAAAAGCCGAGGACGCGGTAAACAAGGTGCTGGAGGCCGAAGTCGCGCTGCGCGAACTGGCGGCGCAATTCCACCCAACCCCCTAA
- the recG gene encoding ATP-dependent DNA helicase RecG: MTELAAVSVTALKGVGASLAEKLAKVGLETLQDVLFHLPLRYQDRTRIVPIGALRPGQDAVVEGIVAGADVIMGRRRSLLVRLQDGSGTLSLRFYHFSQAQKEGLKRGTQVRCYGEVRPGSSGLEIYHPEYRALSGSEAIAVEQTLTPIYPTTEGLTQQRLRQLSEQALARLGPHSLPDWLPRELADEYQLSPLDQAIRYLHRPPPDADVEELAEGRHWAQHRLAFEELLTHQLSLQRLRESVRAQQAPAMPMAKVLPQQYLANLGFAPTGAQQRVGAEIAYDLSQSEPMLRLIQGDVGSGKTVVAAFAALQALEAGYQVALMAPTEILAEQHFINFSKWLAPLGLEVAWLAGKLKGKARASALEQIVSGTPMVVGTHALFQDEVKFHNLALVIIDEQHRFGVQQRLALRQKGIGGRMCPHQLIMTATPIPRTLAMSAYADLDTSILDELPPGRTPVNTLVIADSRRPEVVERVRLACNEGRQAYWVCTLIEESEELTCQAAETTFVDLTAALGGLNVGLIHGRMKPAEKASVMNQFKQGQLQLLVATTVIEVGVDVPNASLMIIENPERLGLAQLHQLRGRVGRGSAASHCLLLYHAPLSQLGRQRLAIMRETCDGFIIAEKDLELRGPGEMLGTRQTGLLQFKVADLMRDADLLPAVRDAAQALLEQWPQHVSPLLERWLRHGQQYGQV, encoded by the coding sequence ATGACCGAGCTGGCCGCGGTTTCTGTCACCGCGCTGAAAGGCGTGGGCGCCTCGCTGGCCGAAAAACTCGCCAAGGTCGGCTTAGAGACGCTGCAGGATGTGCTGTTTCACCTGCCGTTGCGTTATCAGGACCGCACCCGCATTGTGCCAATTGGCGCACTGCGTCCCGGCCAGGATGCCGTGGTTGAAGGTATCGTTGCCGGCGCTGACGTGATCATGGGTCGTCGTCGCAGCTTACTGGTGCGCCTGCAAGATGGCAGCGGCACGTTGAGCCTGCGCTTCTACCATTTCAGTCAAGCGCAGAAAGAAGGCCTTAAACGTGGCACTCAGGTGCGCTGTTACGGCGAAGTAAGGCCCGGCTCTTCGGGGCTCGAGATCTATCACCCGGAATACCGTGCCCTGTCTGGCAGCGAGGCGATTGCCGTGGAGCAAACGCTGACGCCGATCTACCCGACCACCGAAGGCCTGACTCAGCAGCGCCTGCGTCAACTCAGCGAACAAGCCTTGGCACGCTTGGGGCCGCACAGCCTGCCGGATTGGCTGCCGCGTGAATTGGCTGACGAGTACCAGCTCAGCCCGCTTGATCAGGCGATTCGCTACCTGCATCGGCCGCCGCCGGATGCTGACGTGGAAGAACTCGCCGAAGGCCGTCACTGGGCTCAGCACCGCCTGGCCTTCGAAGAGCTCCTGACCCATCAACTGTCGCTGCAGCGCCTGCGCGAGAGCGTACGAGCACAGCAGGCGCCCGCCATGCCGATGGCCAAAGTCCTGCCGCAGCAATACTTAGCCAACCTCGGGTTTGCCCCCACCGGCGCGCAACAGCGGGTCGGTGCGGAAATCGCCTACGACCTCAGCCAAAGCGAGCCCATGCTGCGCCTGATACAAGGTGATGTGGGGTCCGGTAAAACCGTGGTCGCGGCCTTTGCGGCCCTGCAAGCATTAGAAGCGGGGTATCAAGTGGCGCTGATGGCGCCCACTGAAATTCTCGCCGAGCAGCACTTTATCAACTTCAGCAAATGGTTGGCGCCGCTGGGTCTTGAAGTCGCGTGGCTGGCTGGCAAGCTCAAGGGTAAAGCCCGCGCCAGTGCGCTGGAGCAGATTGTCAGCGGCACACCCATGGTGGTCGGCACCCACGCGTTGTTTCAGGATGAGGTGAAATTCCACAACCTGGCGCTGGTCATTATCGATGAGCAGCACCGCTTCGGCGTGCAGCAACGCTTGGCCCTTCGGCAGAAAGGCATTGGCGGGCGCATGTGCCCGCATCAATTGATCATGACCGCCACCCCCATCCCCAGAACCTTGGCCATGAGTGCGTATGCCGACCTCGACACCTCGATCCTCGACGAGTTACCGCCGGGCCGCACCCCGGTGAATACCCTGGTGATCGCCGATAGCCGCCGCCCGGAGGTGGTCGAACGGGTGCGCCTGGCGTGCAACGAAGGCCGCCAAGCTTATTGGGTGTGCACGCTGATTGAAGAATCCGAAGAACTGACCTGCCAAGCCGCCGAAACCACCTTCGTCGACCTAACTGCTGCGCTGGGCGGGCTGAATGTGGGCTTGATCCACGGGCGCATGAAGCCAGCTGAAAAGGCCTCGGTCATGAACCAATTTAAGCAGGGCCAGCTGCAGTTATTAGTCGCCACTACGGTGATTGAAGTGGGCGTAGACGTGCCCAACGCCAGCCTGATGATCATTGAAAACCCTGAGCGCTTGGGCTTGGCGCAACTGCACCAGTTGCGCGGGCGAGTCGGCCGCGGCAGCGCCGCCAGCCATTGCTTGTTGCTTTATCACGCGCCGTTATCGCAACTGGGCCGCCAACGCCTGGCAATCATGCGCGAGACCTGCGATGGTTTCATTATCGCTGAAAAGGACTTAGAGCTGCGCGGCCCCGGCGAGATGCTCGGCACCCGCCAGACCGGCCTGCTGCAGTTTAAAGTGGCCGACCTGATGCGCGACGCTGACTTGCTGCCGGCCGTGCGCGATGCCGCCCAGGCGCTGTTGGAACAGTGGCCGCAACATGTCAGCCCACTGCTTGAGCGCTGGTTACGGCACGGTCAGCAATACGGGCAAGTGTGA
- a CDS encoding hydrogen peroxide-inducible genes activator → MTLTELRYIVTLAQEQHFGRAAERCHVSQPTLSVGVKKLEDELGVLIFERSKSAVRLTPVGEGIVTQAQKVLEQAQGIRELAQVGKNQMAAPLKIGAIYTVGPYLFPHLIPQLHRVAPDMPLYIEENFTHVLRDKLRNGELDAIIIALPFHEADVLTKPLYDEPFYALLPFGHPWAAMKTIDSKLLNDKSLLLLGEGHCFRDQVLEACPTLRKGGEDSAKHTTVESSSLETIRHMVASGLGVSILPFSAVDSHHYAPGIIEVRPLSAPVPFRTVAIAWRASFPRPNAIEVLTDSIRLCSVARPLPKND, encoded by the coding sequence ATGACCCTCACTGAACTGCGCTACATAGTCACCCTGGCTCAAGAGCAGCACTTCGGCCGCGCTGCTGAGCGCTGCCATGTCAGCCAGCCAACGCTCTCTGTGGGGGTGAAAAAGCTTGAAGATGAGCTGGGCGTGCTGATTTTCGAGCGCAGTAAGAGTGCGGTAAGGCTGACCCCGGTCGGTGAGGGCATTGTCACGCAAGCACAGAAGGTGCTGGAACAAGCCCAAGGCATCCGCGAGCTGGCACAGGTCGGCAAGAATCAAATGGCGGCTCCGCTTAAAATCGGCGCCATTTATACCGTCGGGCCTTACCTGTTCCCTCATTTAATCCCGCAGCTGCACCGTGTTGCACCGGATATGCCGCTGTATATCGAAGAAAACTTTACCCACGTGCTGCGCGATAAGCTGCGCAACGGTGAGCTGGACGCAATCATCATCGCGCTGCCGTTCCATGAAGCCGATGTGCTGACCAAGCCTCTTTACGATGAGCCGTTCTACGCCCTGCTGCCGTTCGGCCACCCGTGGGCCGCGATGAAAACCATCGACAGCAAATTGCTTAATGACAAAAGCTTGCTGCTGCTCGGTGAAGGCCACTGCTTCCGCGATCAGGTGCTAGAAGCCTGCCCAACCTTGCGCAAGGGCGGCGAAGACAGCGCCAAGCACACCACGGTGGAATCCAGCTCGCTGGAAACTATTCGCCATATGGTCGCCTCAGGCTTGGGCGTATCCATCCTGCCGTTCTCCGCAGTCGACAGCCATCATTACGCCCCCGGGATCATCGAAGTGCGCCCACTCAGCGCGCCAGTGCCCTTCCGCACCGTGGCCATCGCCTGGCGTGCCAGCTTCCCGCGGCCGAACGCCATTGAAGTGCTGACCGACTCGATCCGCCTGTGCTCGGTGGCTCGCCCGTTGCCTAAGAACGACTAA